The bacterium genome includes a region encoding these proteins:
- a CDS encoding CopG family antitoxin yields the protein MKEIKITSIKDSDLTPEEEAEFDKMIEEVEKELESKSKPVTLRLSISEIERCKKIAAKKGLPYQTYIKSVLKQALDKDEAA from the coding sequence ATGAAAGAAATTAAAATAACTTCAATTAAAGACTCAGATTTAACCCCTGAAGAAGAAGCAGAATTTGACAAAATGATTGAAGAAGTAGAAAAAGAACTTGAATCAAAAAGTAAGCCTGTTACTTTGAGGCTTTCCATTTCGGAAATAGAACGCTGCAAAAAAATTGCCGCCAAAAAAGGCTTACCATATCAAACTTATATAAAATCCGTTTTAAAACAGGCTTTGGACAAGGACGAAGCTGCTTAA